In a genomic window of Roseomonas aeriglobus:
- the cueR gene encoding Cu(I)-responsive transcriptional regulator produces MNIGQAAKASGVSQRMIRHYEAIGLIPKATRRDSGYRDYDEREVHMLRFIGRARDLGFPISEIGQLVALWQDGDRASGEVKALALARAAEMERKEHELRAMRKSLEDLARRCAGGDRPDCPILDDLAIGVEHVSLRCAKEKG; encoded by the coding sequence GTGAATATAGGACAGGCGGCCAAAGCTTCGGGCGTCAGCCAGCGGATGATCCGCCATTATGAGGCGATCGGCCTCATTCCGAAGGCCACGCGGCGTGATTCCGGCTACCGCGACTATGACGAACGCGAAGTCCACATGTTGCGCTTCATCGGCCGCGCACGCGATCTGGGCTTTCCAATTTCGGAGATCGGCCAGCTCGTCGCGCTGTGGCAGGACGGCGATCGGGCGAGTGGTGAGGTCAAGGCCCTCGCGCTTGCACGAGCCGCGGAGATGGAGCGCAAGGAGCACGAGCTCCGAGCGATGCGCAAGTCGCTCGAAGATCTGGCGCGTCGCTGCGCGGGCGGAGATCGACCGGATTGCCCGATCCTGGACGATCTTGCGATCGGAGTGGAACATGTGAGTCTGCGTTGCGCTAAAGAAAAGGGTTGA
- a CDS encoding DUF305 domain-containing protein, translating into MFKAVTLLALAAMSASPALAQQGMDHSKMQGMNHDNMPGMNTPFMPAEMAMHEKMMKAKGANASETWVRKMIEHHRGAIAMSQIVLRESPDAKTRQMAQKSIAEQNKSIGELQAMLRSMGKRPQ; encoded by the coding sequence ATGTTCAAGGCAGTAACGCTTCTGGCTCTGGCCGCGATGTCGGCGAGCCCCGCTTTGGCTCAGCAGGGCATGGACCACTCGAAAATGCAAGGCATGAACCACGACAACATGCCTGGCATGAACACGCCCTTCATGCCCGCCGAAATGGCGATGCATGAAAAGATGATGAAGGCCAAGGGCGCTAATGCGAGCGAGACGTGGGTCCGCAAGATGATCGAGCATCACCGCGGTGCGATCGCCATGTCGCAGATCGTTCTCCGGGAGTCGCCCGATGCGAAGACCCGGCAAATGGCTCAGAAATCGATTGCCGAGCAGAACAAGAGCATCGGTGAACTCCAGGCGATGCTCCGGTCGATGGGCAAGCGTCCTCAGTAA
- a CDS encoding NAD(P)/FAD-dependent oxidoreductase: MRLRLTDQGWTGDPEEVIDCLIVGGGPAGLMTAIYLSRFLRSCVVYDAAAGRVASIPHSRNLPGFPGGISGVAFLARLQAQLREYGGTVQRGEIDAIVASGDHFSASCELNVLYARTVVLATGVVNRRPEMPDAMHDIGVARGLLRYCPICDGYEARRMNVAVLGGDGHGAEEAEFLRAYGAKVTLLAERSLDLGPTELAKLDQQGIDVAPSPVGQLRLGECVEVRLANGLELQFDTLYPALGSSPRTRLASLLGAQLSESGCVLTNAHQQTSVKGLYAVGDVVEGLDQISVAAGQAAIAATAIHNLLRDRDSGLSSALAGLYSARSVPPT; the protein is encoded by the coding sequence ATGAGGTTGCGATTGACCGATCAAGGCTGGACGGGCGACCCCGAGGAGGTCATCGACTGTCTGATTGTGGGCGGCGGTCCAGCGGGCCTCATGACCGCGATCTATCTGTCGCGGTTTCTCAGGAGCTGCGTCGTCTATGACGCGGCGGCAGGGCGCGTCGCCTCCATCCCGCACTCGCGCAACCTGCCAGGATTTCCCGGAGGCATTTCCGGCGTCGCGTTTCTTGCGCGATTGCAGGCTCAGCTGCGCGAATATGGCGGTACGGTCCAGAGAGGTGAGATTGACGCAATCGTCGCGTCAGGCGACCACTTCTCGGCAAGCTGCGAACTGAACGTCCTGTATGCGCGGACCGTTGTCCTTGCGACGGGCGTCGTCAACCGGCGTCCCGAGATGCCTGATGCGATGCATGACATCGGCGTGGCGCGTGGGCTTCTCCGCTATTGCCCGATCTGCGATGGTTATGAGGCCCGGCGCATGAACGTGGCGGTGCTCGGCGGCGATGGTCATGGTGCTGAAGAAGCCGAATTCCTGAGGGCTTATGGGGCCAAGGTCACGCTTCTGGCCGAACGCTCGCTCGATCTTGGGCCGACCGAACTTGCCAAGCTGGACCAGCAGGGCATTGATGTCGCCCCCTCGCCTGTCGGGCAGTTGCGTCTTGGCGAGTGTGTCGAGGTGAGGCTGGCCAATGGCTTGGAGCTACAATTCGACACGCTTTACCCCGCACTCGGCTCATCACCTCGGACGCGGCTTGCCTCTTTGCTCGGAGCACAGCTCAGCGAATCCGGGTGCGTGCTAACCAATGCCCACCAACAAACCTCGGTTAAGGGTCTCTACGCAGTCGGCGACGTCGTGGAAGGGCTCGATCAGATCAGCGTCGCAGCCGGACAAGCGGCGATCGCTGCGACCGCAATTCATAACCTGTTGCGCGACCGCGACAGTGGATTGTCATCCGCCCTCGCCGGGCTGTATTCCGCTCGGAGCGTACCGCCGACGTAG
- a CDS encoding four-helix bundle copper-binding protein, with protein MHQIDPEMKACMDACHECHITCLHMAMNHCLEAGGRHAEPQHMKLMLDCAQICSVAIDFMARKSEHHRHICRECAEICRACASSCEGLDGMEDCVAACRKCADACDKMAA; from the coding sequence ATGCATCAGATCGATCCCGAGATGAAGGCGTGCATGGACGCCTGCCATGAATGCCACATCACCTGCCTTCACATGGCGATGAATCACTGCCTGGAGGCGGGCGGGCGACACGCCGAGCCTCAGCACATGAAGCTGATGCTGGACTGTGCTCAGATTTGCAGTGTCGCGATCGACTTCATGGCGCGCAAGTCCGAGCACCACCGGCATATCTGCCGCGAGTGCGCCGAGATTTGCCGGGCGTGCGCGTCGAGCTGCGAAGGGCTGGACGGCATGGAGGATTGCGTCGCCGCGTGTCGCAAGTGCGCCGACGCTTGCGACAAGATGGCCGCGTAA
- a CDS encoding DUF411 domain-containing protein gives MKSALRFALTAAALLVPVAASAATPIVMHRDPGCGCCAKWAAQVQQQLGRQVRVVDDSNRPALQKRAGVPADLSSCHTAIADGMAFEGHVPIADMKRALATRPKGVRGLAVGGMPLGSPGMEVPGVKAQAYDVVAFGTGGRRLFARHGS, from the coding sequence ATGAAGTCAGCGTTGCGATTTGCGCTTACTGCCGCAGCCTTGTTGGTTCCGGTTGCCGCCAGCGCGGCTACCCCGATCGTTATGCACCGCGACCCCGGCTGCGGCTGTTGCGCCAAGTGGGCGGCGCAGGTGCAGCAGCAGCTCGGCCGGCAGGTGCGCGTCGTCGATGATTCTAACCGCCCGGCGCTGCAGAAGCGCGCGGGCGTTCCCGCGGACCTCTCGTCCTGCCACACCGCGATCGCCGATGGCATGGCTTTCGAGGGCCACGTGCCGATCGCCGACATGAAGCGGGCTCTTGCGACCCGGCCCAAGGGCGTGCGGGGCCTGGCGGTCGGCGGTATGCCGCTCGGCTCGCCGGGAATGGAAGTGCCGGGCGTCAAGGCGCAGGCCTATGACGTGGTCGCCTTCGGCACCGGCGGACGCCGCTTGTTCGCCCGCCACGGCAGCTGA
- the copD gene encoding copper homeostasis membrane protein CopD translates to MLDWPTVAIRLALYLVLAALFGLSAFSLYGLRLGERDDAIALRPWLTASAALGLLLSAAGLILMASAMAGSPFWPIDQAAAAALLGGSAVGTAWKVRMVALVIAGGAALLARGRASWLAMAMIAAAAALATLAWNGHGAASEGSTGWLHLTADILHLLAAGLWVGALFGLLLLMARRAEEIDAAHLRLTHRALHGFGSVGTLVVVTLVVTGLINSWLLVGPTNFTALGTTLYGLLLLAKLVLFAAMLGLASLNRFRLTPAFERSIAMNDHGGALTALRASLAVETACVIGILALVAWLGTLAPPASGM, encoded by the coding sequence ATGCTCGACTGGCCGACCGTCGCCATCCGCTTGGCGTTGTACCTGGTCCTGGCGGCGCTGTTCGGCCTGTCGGCCTTCAGCCTCTACGGCCTTCGCCTTGGCGAGCGCGATGATGCAATCGCGCTGCGGCCTTGGCTCACGGCAAGCGCGGCGCTCGGGTTGCTTCTCTCGGCCGCTGGCCTGATCCTCATGGCCTCGGCGATGGCCGGATCTCCGTTCTGGCCGATCGATCAGGCTGCTGCGGCCGCGCTGCTCGGAGGGTCGGCGGTTGGCACCGCCTGGAAGGTGCGTATGGTGGCGCTCGTCATCGCCGGCGGTGCAGCCCTGCTGGCGCGAGGCAGAGCATCATGGCTGGCTATGGCCATGATTGCGGCAGCCGCGGCATTGGCGACACTCGCGTGGAACGGGCATGGTGCCGCGAGCGAGGGAAGCACGGGATGGCTTCACCTCACTGCGGACATCCTCCATCTCCTTGCTGCCGGTCTGTGGGTCGGGGCGCTGTTCGGATTGCTTCTCCTGATGGCGCGGCGCGCCGAGGAGATCGATGCTGCGCACCTTCGGCTGACCCATCGCGCCCTGCACGGGTTTGGCTCCGTTGGTACGCTCGTTGTTGTTACCCTGGTGGTAACTGGTTTGATCAATAGTTGGCTGCTCGTCGGGCCGACCAATTTCACGGCCTTGGGGACGACACTCTACGGCCTGCTGCTGCTCGCCAAACTGGTCTTGTTCGCAGCGATGCTGGGGCTCGCTTCACTCAATCGTTTCCGCCTCACGCCGGCCTTCGAGCGCTCGATTGCCATGAACGACCATGGCGGGGCGCTTACGGCGCTGCGGGCCAGCCTTGCGGTCGAGACAGCCTGCGTGATCGGCATCCTGGCGCTCGTGGCATGGCTAGGCACCCTCGCGCCACCCGCGTCGGGCATGTAA
- a CDS encoding cytochrome c/FTR1 family iron permease, which yields METITHMPSLRVALIKPALALVASLMLLLIPAAATADPGDVQTAWRLLDYMAVDYGGAVANGAVTSASEYAEMTEFAAGVSTRLRALPATPERQSLIQRASQLQGVIARKGSAQQVAALAYGLAADLLKAYPVPLAPDKTPDISTAGAVFRQSCASCHGMTGNGHGPDAAKLDPPPIAFTDAERARQRSVFALYQVISQGIDGTAMQSFVDLSSDQRWALAFRSGSFASTDAQAVEGERLWKSDASLRARIPDLKTLVALTPAALAGSIGQVKADAVLAYLRRHPDQVMQQAPSPLAVARAKLAQSLAAFQRGDRRAAKELALSAYLDGFEPIEPTLSARDPNLMSRIEGAMGEYRAAVESSTSADDVTERVAVLGGLFDDAEAALAPDAATQASTFLGAFTILLREGLEALLIVVAMIAFLRKAERPEAMRYVHGGWVGALVAGGITWAVATYAIGISGASRELTEGFGSLFAAVVLLSVGIWMHGKAQADQWQRYIREKMSRALSGGSGWFLFGLAFLVVYREVFETILFYAALSTQGNTAMLLAGAGAAISLLAVIAWAMLRYSRTLPITQFFRYSSWLMAALTVVLAGKGVAALQEAGIIDIAPLASVPRISMLGLFPTFQSVLAQLLMLAAIMIGFAWNRRAKPRTGGPLA from the coding sequence TTGGAGACGATCACCCATATGCCGTCACTTCGGGTCGCGCTGATTAAGCCTGCACTCGCGCTGGTCGCGTCGCTTATGCTGCTGTTGATTCCCGCTGCGGCGACGGCCGATCCCGGCGACGTGCAAACCGCTTGGCGTCTGCTCGATTATATGGCGGTCGATTATGGCGGTGCGGTCGCCAACGGCGCGGTCACAAGTGCGTCCGAATACGCGGAGATGACGGAGTTCGCCGCAGGCGTGTCCACCCGCCTGCGCGCGCTCCCTGCGACACCTGAGCGGCAATCCCTGATCCAACGGGCTTCGCAGCTCCAAGGCGTGATTGCCCGCAAGGGCTCGGCCCAACAGGTCGCGGCGCTCGCCTACGGGCTCGCCGCCGATCTGCTCAAGGCCTATCCGGTTCCGCTCGCCCCGGACAAGACACCGGACATCTCCACAGCAGGAGCGGTTTTTCGACAATCCTGCGCGTCCTGCCACGGCATGACAGGCAACGGGCACGGTCCCGACGCCGCCAAGCTCGACCCGCCACCGATCGCCTTTACTGATGCCGAGCGAGCGCGCCAGCGCAGCGTGTTCGCGCTCTATCAGGTGATAAGCCAAGGCATCGACGGAACCGCGATGCAGAGCTTCGTCGATCTGTCTAGCGATCAGCGCTGGGCGCTCGCGTTCCGCTCCGGCAGCTTCGCCTCCACCGACGCACAAGCGGTCGAGGGTGAGCGGCTGTGGAAGTCGGACGCGAGCTTGCGGGCACGAATTCCCGACCTGAAAACCCTGGTCGCGCTCACCCCCGCCGCGCTTGCGGGCAGCATCGGGCAGGTGAAAGCCGACGCGGTGCTCGCCTATCTGCGTCGCCACCCCGATCAGGTGATGCAACAAGCCCCAAGCCCGCTCGCCGTGGCGCGCGCCAAGCTTGCGCAAAGCCTCGCCGCGTTCCAGCGCGGCGACCGGCGCGCTGCAAAGGAACTGGCGCTGTCCGCCTACCTCGACGGGTTCGAGCCGATCGAACCGACGCTCTCGGCGCGCGACCCGAACCTCATGTCCCGGATCGAAGGCGCGATGGGAGAATATCGCGCCGCTGTGGAGAGCAGCACGTCAGCCGATGACGTGACCGAACGAGTGGCAGTGCTGGGCGGCCTGTTCGATGATGCCGAGGCCGCGCTCGCGCCCGACGCCGCGACGCAGGCGTCCACCTTCTTGGGAGCCTTCACGATCCTGCTGCGCGAAGGGCTGGAAGCTCTCTTGATCGTGGTGGCCATGATTGCGTTCCTCCGCAAAGCGGAGCGGCCGGAAGCCATGCGCTATGTGCATGGTGGCTGGGTCGGCGCGCTCGTCGCCGGCGGGATTACCTGGGCGGTTGCCACCTATGCGATCGGTATAAGCGGCGCGAGCCGGGAACTGACGGAAGGGTTCGGCTCGCTGTTCGCGGCCGTGGTCCTGCTCTCGGTCGGAATCTGGATGCACGGCAAGGCACAAGCTGATCAATGGCAACGCTATATCCGCGAGAAAATGTCACGGGCGCTATCGGGCGGGTCGGGATGGTTCCTGTTCGGGCTCGCATTCCTGGTTGTCTATCGGGAGGTATTCGAGACGATCCTTTTCTACGCCGCGCTCTCGACACAGGGGAACACCGCGATGCTGCTGGCCGGGGCCGGCGCAGCGATCAGCCTTCTCGCCGTCATCGCCTGGGCCATGCTCCGCTACAGCCGGACGCTGCCGATTACGCAGTTCTTCCGCTACAGCTCATGGCTGATGGCCGCTCTGACGGTCGTGCTGGCCGGTAAGGGAGTCGCTGCTCTCCAAGAGGCGGGGATCATCGACATAGCGCCGCTCGCCAGCGTGCCACGTATCTCGATGTTGGGCCTGTTCCCGACATTTCAGTCGGTGCTGGCACAACTCCTGATGCTTGCCGCGATCATGATCGGGTTCGCCTGGAACCGCCGCGCCAAGCCGCGGACGGGCGGGCCGCTAGCCTAG
- the copC gene encoding copper homeostasis periplasmic binding protein CopC, whose amino-acid sequence MRRLFITTAAAALFFAGGVANAHPKLVSSSPAANAAVATPEKISLQFSEKLVPAFSKADLTMAAMPGMAAMKMPSSAAVGADGRTLTITPKQRLPRGRYSVDWQVVSGDTHKITGSYNFTVK is encoded by the coding sequence ATGCGTCGCTTGTTCATCACGACTGCCGCCGCGGCCTTATTCTTCGCAGGCGGCGTGGCGAACGCGCACCCGAAGCTGGTGTCCTCCAGCCCCGCCGCCAACGCGGCCGTCGCGACCCCCGAGAAGATCAGCCTTCAGTTCAGCGAGAAACTCGTGCCGGCTTTCTCCAAGGCCGACCTTACCATGGCAGCGATGCCGGGCATGGCGGCCATGAAAATGCCCAGCAGCGCCGCAGTCGGCGCCGATGGCCGGACGCTCACCATCACCCCGAAGCAGCGTCTCCCGCGTGGACGCTACAGCGTCGACTGGCAGGTCGTCTCTGGCGACACACATAAAATCACCGGCAGCTACAATTTCACGGTGAAGTGA
- a CDS encoding NAD-dependent epimerase/dehydratase family protein produces the protein MTDGKRSEAGSGQGGEVVLITGASGFIAAALIAQLGERYTVVGLDRAGPPDPPPPAAAIDIDLGSDEAVRVALDEVRARYGNRIASVIHLAAYYDITGDPNPLYDKVTVQGTRRLIDGLQSFEVGQFVFASTMLVHKPTPTPDERINEDSPIGASWAYPQSKVDAETLLHERHGNIPVVYMRAAGVYDDDGRSAFLAQQISQIYEHRLISHFYPGMLCAAQSSVHRDDLADAVLRLVDRRHELPSELPLLIGEPDAPGYAEIQDIVGEALHGEGWKTIRIPQPLAKAGIILQNEALGSDDFIQPWMIDSSNDHYILDISRARLLLGWEPKHRLRDTLPTIVAALKRHPRAWYRNNKLNENLVAWHDKPEAEPVAPGQQPAAAGGGMADMDHGAADHSSMDHAAMGHRPGAADMAMTGHGAHGDHMAIMDRDERRARWALYANIGLGLWLASSPLIYDSVTTQSVGEAARFVTIDRGLPSIEWRANALAISDVVSGLAIVLFGALSLVPRTKTWAQWAVAFVGIWLFFAPLIFWSPSAAQYNNNLLIGSAVIALSVLVPMMPGMSMAGMMDPKNIPPGWTYSPSTDAQRLPIVAMGLIGLLTSRILTAYQLGHIDGVWEPFFAGSLSDPRNGTEEIITSDMSKAWPIPDGGLGTVSYVLEILMAVMGTRDRWRTMPWMVTFFGILVIPLGVVSIYFIISQPIVIGTWSTLALIAALAMLIMIPFALDEVIAMGQFLLWARRQGKPLIRTFFQGDAIAAGGEDTSDAMASPSTFWADAKKGLTLPWTLTASIVIGVLLMLTRVLFGTEGGMANSDHVVGALVITVAIIATAEVARVLRLINVAFGAWLVAAPFLLDGVGHLGAVASVVAGIALVGLSFPRGKRSAEHYAGWDKYVI, from the coding sequence ATGACCGATGGCAAACGCAGTGAAGCCGGCAGCGGCCAGGGTGGCGAAGTCGTCCTCATCACGGGTGCGAGCGGTTTTATCGCCGCAGCGCTGATTGCCCAGCTCGGCGAGCGCTACACGGTCGTCGGCCTTGATCGCGCCGGCCCTCCCGACCCACCGCCGCCCGCGGCGGCGATCGACATAGACCTCGGGTCAGACGAAGCGGTCCGAGTTGCGCTTGACGAGGTGCGCGCACGGTACGGCAACCGCATCGCCTCGGTGATCCACCTCGCCGCCTATTATGATATCACGGGTGACCCCAATCCGCTCTACGACAAGGTCACCGTGCAGGGCACCCGCCGGCTGATTGACGGGCTGCAATCGTTCGAAGTCGGACAATTCGTCTTCGCCAGCACGATGCTCGTTCATAAGCCGACCCCCACACCCGACGAGCGCATCAACGAGGACTCGCCGATCGGCGCGTCCTGGGCCTATCCGCAGTCCAAGGTCGACGCCGAGACATTGCTGCATGAGCGCCACGGAAACATCCCCGTCGTTTATATGCGCGCCGCCGGAGTTTACGACGACGACGGACGCTCGGCTTTTCTCGCGCAGCAGATATCGCAGATTTACGAGCACCGCCTGATTTCGCATTTTTATCCCGGCATGCTGTGTGCGGCGCAGTCATCGGTGCACCGCGACGACTTGGCTGACGCCGTGCTGCGTCTGGTCGATCGGCGGCACGAACTGCCGTCAGAACTGCCGCTGCTCATCGGCGAGCCCGACGCACCCGGCTATGCCGAGATCCAGGACATCGTCGGCGAGGCGCTCCACGGCGAGGGCTGGAAGACGATCCGGATTCCGCAGCCGCTCGCGAAAGCCGGGATCATCCTGCAGAACGAAGCGCTCGGCAGCGACGACTTCATCCAGCCCTGGATGATCGACAGCAGCAACGACCACTATATCCTCGATATTTCACGCGCCCGCTTGCTGCTCGGTTGGGAACCGAAGCATCGCCTCCGGGACACGCTGCCGACGATCGTCGCCGCGCTGAAGCGCCACCCGCGGGCCTGGTATCGGAACAACAAGCTTAACGAGAATCTGGTTGCCTGGCACGATAAGCCAGAGGCCGAACCTGTAGCGCCGGGCCAACAACCCGCAGCGGCAGGCGGTGGAATGGCCGACATGGATCACGGGGCTGCGGACCATAGCAGCATGGACCATGCTGCCATGGGGCACCGACCTGGCGCGGCGGACATGGCGATGACCGGTCACGGTGCACACGGCGATCACATGGCCATAATGGACCGGGACGAGCGCCGTGCGCGCTGGGCTCTTTACGCGAACATCGGTCTTGGGCTGTGGCTCGCCTCCAGCCCGCTCATATACGACTCCGTGACCACGCAGAGCGTCGGCGAGGCCGCGCGCTTCGTAACGATTGATCGCGGGTTGCCGTCGATTGAGTGGCGGGCGAACGCGCTGGCCATCAGCGATGTCGTCAGCGGCCTCGCCATCGTGCTGTTCGGCGCGCTGTCGCTCGTTCCGCGCACCAAGACATGGGCGCAGTGGGCGGTGGCGTTCGTCGGCATCTGGCTGTTCTTCGCCCCGCTGATCTTCTGGAGCCCGAGCGCCGCTCAGTACAACAACAACCTGCTCATCGGCTCGGCCGTGATCGCCCTGTCGGTGCTCGTGCCGATGATGCCGGGCATGAGCATGGCGGGCATGATGGACCCCAAGAACATCCCGCCCGGCTGGACCTATTCGCCATCCACCGACGCACAGCGGCTGCCGATCGTCGCCATGGGTCTGATCGGCCTTCTCACCTCGCGCATCCTCACCGCCTACCAACTGGGGCATATTGACGGCGTTTGGGAGCCGTTTTTCGCCGGCTCCCTGAGCGATCCACGCAACGGCACCGAGGAGATCATCACCTCGGACATGTCCAAGGCCTGGCCGATTCCCGATGGTGGGCTCGGCACGGTCAGCTATGTCCTCGAGATCCTGATGGCGGTAATGGGCACCCGCGACCGCTGGCGGACCATGCCGTGGATGGTGACCTTCTTCGGCATTCTGGTCATCCCGCTCGGCGTCGTCAGCATCTACTTCATCATCAGCCAGCCGATCGTCATCGGCACGTGGAGCACGCTGGCGCTGATCGCCGCGCTCGCCATGCTGATCATGATCCCGTTCGCGCTCGACGAGGTGATTGCGATGGGTCAGTTCCTTCTCTGGGCGCGCCGGCAAGGCAAACCGCTGATCCGCACCTTCTTCCAAGGCGACGCGATCGCGGCCGGCGGAGAGGACACCTCGGACGCGATGGCCTCGCCAAGCACCTTCTGGGCGGACGCGAAGAAGGGTCTGACCCTGCCATGGACGCTGACTGCGAGCATCGTCATCGGCGTCCTGCTGATGCTCACCCGGGTATTGTTCGGCACGGAAGGCGGGATGGCGAACAGCGATCACGTTGTGGGTGCGCTGGTCATCACGGTCGCGATCATCGCCACAGCGGAGGTTGCCCGCGTGCTGCGGCTGATCAATGTCGCGTTCGGAGCCTGGCTCGTGGCCGCGCCTTTCCTCCTGGACGGCGTTGGTCACCTTGGTGCCGTGGCCTCGGTCGTAGCGGGCATTGCGCTCGTCGGCCTCAGCTTTCCAAGGGGGAAGCGCAGCGCCGAGCATTATGCAGGCTGGGACAAGTACGTGATCTGA
- a CDS encoding copper resistance protein B, translated as MAHSQQHLRSMHGGQNFSQVIFNLAEVQIRDGRDGYRWDGSAWYGGDINRLVLKTEGEGNIGGSLEAAEVQALYSRAIGPYTDIQLGVRYDFKPNPSRVYASVGFETLAPGFFDVEGALFLSNKGDLLGRLEGYYDQRITQRLVLQPRAELNFAAQDVPEIGIGSGLSTAELGLRLRYEIRREFAPYVGISYDRSFGDTARFARAEGQGAASTSLVLGIRTWF; from the coding sequence ATGGCGCATTCGCAGCAGCATCTGCGGTCGATGCACGGCGGGCAGAATTTCTCCCAGGTCATATTCAATCTGGCTGAAGTCCAGATCCGGGACGGTCGCGATGGTTACCGGTGGGACGGCAGTGCCTGGTATGGGGGTGATATCAACCGGCTGGTGCTCAAGACCGAGGGCGAAGGGAATATCGGGGGAAGTCTGGAAGCGGCGGAGGTACAGGCGCTTTATTCGCGCGCCATTGGCCCATACACCGATATACAGCTTGGCGTCCGCTACGATTTCAAGCCCAACCCCTCGCGCGTCTATGCGTCGGTCGGCTTCGAAACGCTGGCACCCGGCTTCTTCGATGTCGAGGGCGCACTGTTCCTGTCCAACAAGGGCGACCTGCTGGGGCGCCTGGAAGGTTATTACGATCAGCGGATCACGCAGCGGCTGGTTCTTCAGCCACGCGCCGAACTCAACTTCGCCGCGCAGGACGTGCCGGAAATCGGCATCGGCTCAGGCCTTTCCACGGCCGAACTCGGTCTGCGTCTCCGCTACGAGATCAGGCGCGAGTTCGCGCCCTATGTGGGCATATCGTACGACCGCAGCTTCGGGGACACAGCCCGCTTCGCGCGCGCCGAAGGCCAGGGCGCGGCGTCGACCAGCCTCGTTCTGGGCATTCGCACATGGTTCTAA